The Arachis ipaensis cultivar K30076 chromosome B10, Araip1.1, whole genome shotgun sequence DNA window TTTGAAGCTCCATCTACAAATAGTGTCCAGAGCCGACTTCTTTCATCGGATGAAGTGCTAGTAAATTCTGCCACAAAATCAGCCAGGCATTGTGATTTAATAGATCCCCTAGGTTGGAATTGTATGTCGAACTCGGAGAGTTCAATAGACCATTTAGTCAGTCGCCCTGCTAATTCGGGCTTGGAGAGTATCTGTCGAAGTGGATGCTCTGTTCGGACGATGACTGTATGACTCTGAAAATAAGGTCGGAGTCGTCTTGCTGAGAATATGAGTGCAAGGACGAGCTTTTCAAGTTTTGGATATCTAAGCTCCGCATTCTGTAGTGTCTTGCTCACGAAATATATCGGCTGCTGGTCTTTGCTGTTTTCTGTAACAAGGGCAGAACTAATGGTCATCTCGGTGACGGGCAAATATAGGTATAACAGGTCGCCGAGCTTTGGTTTTTGCAAAATAGGTGGTTTGGATAAGAAATGTTTCAAGCTCAAAAATGCTTCTTCACATTTCTCATCCCAGGAAAAGCTCTTCGCACTTTTCTTTAAACATTGGAAAAAGTTGAAAGACTTGAAGGCCAAGCATGGTAAAAATCTTGATAAAGCCACTAATCTGCCTGTTAACCTCTGAACATCCTTTGTTGTCTTTGGGCTGCTCATATCAAGTATTGCTTGGCATTtctctggatttgcttcaattccccgaCTTGTCAGAATAAATCCGAGGAACTTTCCACCTTTTACCCCGAAGGCACACTTCTCGGGGTTTAATCGCATGTTATACCTTCTGATTTGAGCAAATATTTCTTCAAGGTCTTGAATGTGGGATTGGCCGACCTTTGTCTTGGCGACCATGTCGTCGACATATACCTCGATATTTCTGCCTATTTGTTGCTCAAAAATTAtgttcatcagtctttggtaTGTTGCCCCTGCATTCTTTAAACCGAAAGGCATAACATTATAGCAATAGTTTCCATATTCAGTTATGAAAGCTATTTTTTCTTGGTCTGATGGATGCATAAGGATCTGATTATAACCAGAATATGCATCTATGAAACTTAAAGTATCATAACCACAGGAGTTATCTACTAATGTGTCTATGCAAGGTAAAGGATAAGCATCCTTTGGACATGCTTTATTTAAATcagtaaagtcgacgcacatgtgCCATTTACCGTTATTCTTTTTTACCATGACGACATTGGCCAACCACGTGGTGAATCTGATTTCGCGGATGAATTTTGCTTCAAGGAGTTTGTTGACTTCTGTCATGGAGGCTGATCGCTTCTCGGCGCCGAGGTTTCGCTTTTTTTGGGAAATTGGTCGGGCTGCCGGACTAACAGCTAACTTGTGTGTGATTACCGACGGACTGATCCCCGGCATGTCTCCGGAAGTCCATGTGAAAAGGTCGGAGTTCGCGTGCAAGAAATTAGTTATCTGAACTCTGGCCTCGTCGTCCATTGAAGTTCCGATGAATGTGAACTTTGATGGATCGTCGGTTAAGGTGACCTTTTGAAGATCTTCATTAGGCATGGGACGTTCCTGAAAGTCGGCCCTTGGGTCTAATTCCGTCAAGATTGGTTGTTCGGATTGTATTGAGTTAATCCGAGCTTCAGTGTTTCTTCTGATGGGTTTCAAACTTATGTTGTAGCATTGTCGAGCTTCTTGCAAGTCGCCATGTATGGTTTCAACAATGTTATCCTGCACAGGGAACTTGACACAGAAGTGATATGTAGAAACAATAGCAGCAAATCTGTTTAAAAAAGGTCTCCCTAAGATAACAttataagggctaaagcaatctaCGACAAGGTACTGTATATCCTGTGTTCTGGATAGTGGCTGTTCGCCTAGTGTAGTCTGCAACCATGCAGACCCCAGGACGGGTACTCGCTCTCTTGAGAATCCGACCAAGTCTCCCGAATATGGCTGCAAAATGTTAGTGCTCAAtttcattttttgaaatgttGCAAAAAAAAGTACATCAGCACTACTCCCTGGATCAAGCAATGCTTTCCGAACAATAAGGTCCCCCAGTTGGATAGAGATGACCACGGGGTCGTCGCAATTTGTGTGTCTGGAATTAAAGTCGGTGGGGCGAAAGGTCAGCTTTGGAATGTCTGGGATTGGTGTCGAACTATGGTCAGTATCTCCGACCATTAACATGGCTCGGAAAGTTCTTTTCCTGGCTGAGCTGGTACTTCCCCCACCGGCATAGCCTCCTGAAATACAATTAATTACTCCCCGTGGTTGAGTCGGGGCTTTGTCCTTTTCCTTTGATGGTTGACCTGTTGGGGGTTGCTCTGAGTTGGATGCCGTTCTTTTCTGCATATGACCTGTAATGAATTTATCAAGATGGCCTTGTCGTGCCAACCGTTCTAGGAGATCTTTGGCGATTACACACTCATCAGTTGTGTGACCATGCTTCTGATGAAAGGTGCAGTATTTTGATCTGTCGACATTTTTGGGCTCGAGGTAATTTCCTGCCTTGCGGGGAGGTTTAATCAACTTTGAATTCAGTATTTCCTTAATGATATCATCCCTCTtggtattaaattgggtatatgattcgTAACGAGGGACCGATTTGAAACTCTTCTTGGAATCCCGAGCTCTTTCGTCGTCTTTAGTGGCCGACTTTTCTGACTTCCGTGCTTGGCGGAGTTCTTCGATGTCTATTTGTCCCTTGGCTTTTTCACGGAACTCAGCTAAAGTTTTCGGCTTAGCCACCGCGATGGTCTCCTGGAATTTTCCTGGACGTAGGCCGCTTTTAATGGCGTGAAGGTGTACTTCGGGATGGAGATCCGGAATACTCATGGCGACCTTAGTGAACCGAGTTATATAATCCTTTAGACTTTCCTGTGGACCCTGCTTGATGGTCGTTAGGTAGTCAGAGTCGTGGAGATATATCGCCGAAGCTGCAAAATGGTCCTCGAACTGTTTGGCTAGTTCCTGAAAACGTGATATAGAATCTGcaggcaaagaacaaaaccaTTCAAGTGCAGGACCATCTAAAAAAGAAGGAAAACATCGGCATAAAATAGGATCAGAAGCACCGTTAACAATCATGATTGATCGGAATTTTTTAACATGTTGTTTTGGATCTCCCAGGCCGTCGTATGGGGTTAGTGTGGTCGGCAAAGTGAACTGTCTGGGTAGCTGGAAGTTCATTATCTCAGCTGTGAACGGTCCTACAGAGTTGTCGGGGTTTTCTCCCTCATCTTCAGGTTGGGCCTCTTCATTCTGTTGCTCCTCGTCGTTTCTGTGTTGAGGTGTATCAGAGACATGAGTTGGTAGCGATTGCCGTTCATCATTCCCGTGTTGTTCGTGGTTATTGTTATTATGCTCCAGACGAGCATGTTCCAGTTGCGCGATTTGATTTTGCATGCGCTGATTGTCCTCCGCCATCCGTTGGTTTGCTTGTTGAAACTCGGTCACCATCCTCAGGAGCTCGGATGGGGTAGGAGGAGGAGTATCAGCCATAAGGAATTTGGTGCTTATTCCAGATGATATCTCAAATCGGCCCTCCTTCTAGCGCCAAATATTCTGACCTGTTGATACCGAGGTATGGCTCGTTTCTCTACAAAGGTCGGCAAACTTCTTGTGATAGGGACACGAAACACGGCAGATGGAACCGAGGTGGTGGTACTTGCAAAGGacctccgacgctcaagtcaataaGAGAATTTTTGTGTATAAGCTTCTTAGAAAAGATAGATTACCTCTTTGGCCTCTGCTCTTCTCCTTATATCTGGTTGGTCGTAGCTGACCGTTTTTATGTAACGTCCGAGTATTAATTCCATGTATCCGACGTTATAAGAAGAACATGAATGCTGATTTAATAGTAATATTCGGTTATAGCTGTAAATGGAACGTTGTCGAGCTATAATTCGTAACCGACTTTTACCTGTTCATATCAGATTAAATGTATAATTCTTTTTTTAAATGTGTAAAATAGACATATTAtacaaaaatatatgaaaaaatgTATAATTCTCTTTTTCAACCGATATAAGAGTTCACAAAATcttattatacatatatatagtttatattaaaaataagatcTCTTAAATTGAAAACAATATTATTAATTCGAGTGTCAATATCCACTATGGTTTCATATATTGTCAATTTAGCTTAGACACCAAAATTATTATCAATTTATTAGCATATACAACTAATGATTTGTAAAGATGACCATTGATTAAAGTGTTATAAACTATAGTTTTACCCTTTTTGACGTGACTTCATTGATATCGTT harbors:
- the LOC107619979 gene encoding uncharacterized protein LOC107619979; amino-acid sequence: MADTPPPTPSELLRMVTEFQQANQRMAEDNQRMQNQIAQLEHARLEHNNNNHEQHGNDERQSLPTHVSDTPQHRNDEEQQNEEAQPEDEGENPDNSVGPFTAEIMNFQLPRQFTLPTTLTPYDGLGDPKQHVKKFRSIMIVNGASDPILCRCFPSFLDGPALEWFCSLPADSISRFQELAKQFEDHFAASAIYLHDSDYLTTIKQGPQESLKDYITRFTKVAMSIPDLHPEVHLHAIKSGLRPGKFQETIAVAKPKTLAEFREKAKGQIDIEELRQARKSEKSATKDDERARDSKKSFKSVPRYESYTQFNTKRDDIIKEILNSKLIKPPRKAGNYLEPKNVDRSKYCTFHQKHGHTTDECVIAKDLLERLARQGHLDKFITGHMQKRTASNSEQPPTGQPSKEKDKAPTQPRGVINCISGGYAGGGSTSSARKRTFRAMLMVGDTDHSSTPIPDIPKLTFRPTDFNSRHTNCDDPVVISIQLGDLIVRKALLDPGSSADVLFFATFQKMKLSTNILQPYSGDLVGFSRERVPVLGSAWLQTTLGEQPLSRTQDIQYLVVDCFSPYNVILGRPFLNRFAAIVSTYHFCVKFPVQDNIVETIHGDLQEARQCYNISLKPIRRNTEARINSIQSEQPILTELDPRADFQERPMPNEDLQKVTLTDDPSKFTFIGTSMDDEARVQITNFLHANSDLFTWTSGDMPGISPSVITHKLAVSPAARPISQKKRNLGAEKRSASMTEVNKLLEAKFIREIRFTTWLANVVMVKKNNGKWHMCVDFTDLNKACPKDAYPLPCIDTLVDNSCGYDTLSFIDAYSGYNQILMHPSDQEKIAFITEYGNYCYNVMPFGLKNAGATYQRLMNIIFEQQIGRNIEVYVDDMVAKTKVGQSHIQDLEEIFAQIRRYNMRLNPEKCAFGVKGGKFLGFILTSRGIEANPEKCQAILDMSSPKTTKDVQRLTGRLVALSRFLPCLAFKSFNFFQCLKKSAKSFSWDEKCEEAFLSLKHFLSKPPILQKPKLGDLLYLYLPVTEMTISSALVTENSKDQQPIYFVSKTLQNAELRYPKLEKLVLALIFSARRLRPYFQSHTVIVRTEHPLRQILSKPELAGRLTKWSIELSEFDIQFQPRGSIKSQCLADFVAEFTSTSSDERSRLWTLFVDGASNPQGAGAGVLLESSDGIILEHSLRFSFKASNNQAEYEALIAGLRLATDLNISDLKVYCDSLLIVQQVNQTFQTKDPTLSKYLHIVQTLLNKFSKIQIAHIPREQNHRADVLSKLATTQAHTATLLQSTLDKPSIESAKILNTLSKDSWQQPYIQYLRNGSVPEEIEDKGKFRRQASFFTLINNTLYRRGYSRPLLKCLDRSEADLLLAEAHEGICGIHCGARSLAQKALRAGFYWPTIWEDSRHKVRTCDNCQKHSPIINIDGE